In one window of Opitutus sp. GAS368 DNA:
- the phoU gene encoding phosphate signaling complex protein PhoU, with amino-acid sequence MKRFFDAELENFRSHLLQMGERAMDQTRLAMKALMDADIALADKVIAADDELDKLEVQIDDEAIRYMTLRGPVASELRLIVVGMKASHDLERVGDEATGIARRSRKLAIEPRLELYADLPRMSKIALEMLRDALDCFVQEDEQKALSVIRRDPEVDNLNRLLYRRLTSYMIEKPETIARALELMFISKSIERIADHATNIAEEMVFLSKGLDIRHSDIGKQDMLPTTGSNPPV; translated from the coding sequence ACGATTCTTCGACGCCGAACTGGAAAACTTCCGCTCCCACCTGCTGCAGATGGGCGAGCGCGCCATGGACCAGACCCGCCTCGCCATGAAGGCCTTGATGGACGCGGACATCGCCCTCGCGGACAAGGTCATCGCGGCCGACGACGAGCTGGACAAGCTGGAGGTGCAGATTGACGACGAGGCCATCCGCTACATGACCCTGCGCGGGCCCGTCGCCTCGGAGCTCCGCCTCATCGTGGTCGGCATGAAGGCCAGCCACGACCTGGAGCGGGTGGGGGACGAGGCCACCGGCATCGCCCGCCGCTCGCGCAAGCTGGCCATCGAGCCGCGCCTCGAGCTCTACGCCGACCTACCGCGCATGTCGAAGATCGCCCTGGAGATGCTGCGCGACGCCCTCGACTGCTTCGTGCAGGAGGACGAGCAGAAGGCGCTCAGCGTCATCCGCCGCGACCCCGAGGTGGACAACCTCAACCGGCTGCTCTACCGCCGGCTGACCAGCTACATGATCGAGAAGCCGGAGACGATCGCCCGGGCGCTCGAGCTCATGTTCATTTCCAAGTCGATCGAGCGCATCGCCGACCACGCGACCAACATCGCGGAGGAAATGGTGTTCCTCTCGAAGGGGCTGGACATCCGCCACAGCGACATCGGCAAGCAGGACATGCTGCCGACGACCGGCTCCAACCCGCCGGTGTGA